The following proteins are encoded in a genomic region of Sorangiineae bacterium MSr12523:
- a CDS encoding acetoacetate decarboxylase family protein, translating to MATLQGFLPPSSPEGRAAVVRPPPWHYSGELLTVEYRTDPERVAALLPDGIELAPEDPGAVALIWADWQSCSDSFEELLDPVRAQYKECFAVVRCVFRGQLYSRCVYIWVDSDFALARGWHQGYPKKLGAIHVTRPVTVGRAGPRLQPGGRFGATLSAGGRRLAEARFTITGPSSSTGFVNALPMLHTRAWPSIEQGAPASMHELVTMKGRDVELGPAWTGTVELDLLASPTEELAALAPREMIAGYHRSVGVTFEGGTCITRIK from the coding sequence ATGGCCACGCTTCAAGGATTCTTGCCGCCGTCCTCCCCCGAAGGTCGCGCTGCCGTGGTTCGGCCGCCGCCGTGGCATTATTCGGGCGAGCTGCTCACGGTCGAGTATCGAACGGATCCGGAACGCGTGGCGGCATTACTGCCCGATGGTATCGAGTTGGCGCCGGAAGATCCCGGCGCGGTCGCCCTCATCTGGGCCGACTGGCAGTCCTGCTCCGATTCGTTCGAAGAGCTACTCGATCCAGTGCGTGCGCAATACAAGGAGTGCTTCGCGGTCGTGCGCTGCGTCTTTCGCGGGCAGCTGTATTCGCGCTGCGTGTACATCTGGGTCGATTCGGACTTTGCGCTCGCCCGCGGCTGGCACCAGGGTTACCCGAAGAAGCTCGGCGCCATCCACGTGACCCGGCCGGTCACGGTTGGACGCGCCGGGCCGCGTTTGCAGCCGGGCGGCCGGTTTGGTGCGACCCTTTCGGCGGGCGGTCGCCGTCTTGCGGAGGCGCGGTTCACCATCACGGGGCCTTCCTCGAGTACCGGCTTCGTCAATGCGCTGCCCATGCTGCACACGCGTGCATGGCCCTCGATTGAACAGGGCGCACCCGCATCGATGCACGAGTTGGTCACCATGAAGGGACGCGATGTGGAGCTGGGCCCTGCATGGACCGGCACCGTCGAGTTGGACCTGTTGGCCTCTCCGACCGAGGAGCTCGCTGCCCTCGCACCGCGCGAGATGATCGCCGGCTACCACCGCAGCGTTGGCGTAACGTTCGAGGGCGGAACATGCATCACGCGCATCAAATGA
- the ggt gene encoding gamma-glutamyltransferase — translation MNASFRTLLGRSLPRRIPRLPIVFVAVVSVLVLAFPASQSRAAFPQAAEGASVAVATENADATHAALETLRNGGNAIDGAITAALTLGVVNPVSSGIGGGGFALVYLKKDRKVVALDFRETAPQKIDVEKLLAQNGANAQAAQRGHTVGVPGEPAGLELLNLRYGKRSLAADAQPAADLATRGFSLGRHMADSLARMREYIVQSPDLARAFFPGDNPLGYRAVVRRPELGRTLTRFGGEGSRPFYTGDIAKKIVQAARSAGGTLDESDLTAYRVRERAPLTRTFGARTIYTMPAPSAGGLMLLEAASILGADSTSMLAKLGFGSSEYLHFMAEVMRGAVADRARIAGDPDLEPTVNESYERALATDRMAARQKKLDPYKTHVAPEFKSTEQGTTHIVVADVDGNVVSLTTTVNGPFGARLVAGDTGILLNDELTDFSSPSDVAGFGVIGLGPNRPRPGARPVSSMTPTIVLENGAPILAAGGSGGLRIAGNVMQATLARLVYQMDPGACVSAPRIFVHGATPEVLVEPDVPEDVRAGMRARGETVRESASSANAVQMVAWDRRGPQPRLLATADPRKHGFALAQ, via the coding sequence ATGAACGCCTCTTTTCGTACTTTGCTGGGACGCAGCCTACCACGCCGAATTCCGCGCCTCCCCATCGTCTTCGTGGCGGTCGTTTCGGTGTTGGTGCTCGCATTTCCGGCCTCCCAAAGCCGCGCCGCGTTCCCGCAGGCCGCCGAAGGCGCCTCGGTGGCCGTGGCCACTGAAAATGCCGACGCAACGCATGCCGCGTTGGAAACACTGCGCAATGGGGGAAATGCCATCGATGGCGCCATCACGGCGGCGCTCACGCTCGGGGTCGTCAATCCAGTGTCCAGCGGCATCGGGGGCGGAGGCTTCGCGCTCGTCTATTTGAAGAAGGATCGCAAGGTCGTCGCCCTGGACTTCCGCGAGACGGCCCCACAGAAAATCGACGTGGAAAAGCTGCTGGCGCAAAACGGCGCCAATGCCCAGGCCGCTCAGCGCGGGCACACCGTGGGCGTTCCCGGTGAGCCTGCCGGCCTCGAGCTGCTCAACCTGCGCTACGGCAAACGGTCCCTCGCGGCCGATGCCCAGCCCGCTGCCGATCTGGCGACGCGCGGCTTCTCGCTGGGCCGGCACATGGCCGATTCGCTGGCGCGCATGCGCGAGTACATCGTTCAATCGCCGGATCTGGCGCGCGCGTTCTTCCCGGGCGACAACCCGCTCGGCTACCGCGCCGTCGTGCGCCGGCCCGAGTTGGGGCGCACGCTGACCCGGTTCGGCGGCGAAGGCTCGCGTCCGTTCTACACCGGCGACATCGCGAAGAAGATCGTGCAGGCCGCCCGCTCCGCAGGAGGCACGCTCGACGAGAGCGATCTCACGGCGTACCGCGTTCGCGAGCGCGCGCCGCTCACGCGCACCTTCGGGGCGCGCACCATCTACACCATGCCGGCGCCGTCGGCGGGTGGGCTCATGTTGCTCGAGGCGGCGAGCATCCTCGGTGCGGACTCGACGAGCATGCTCGCGAAGCTGGGCTTCGGCTCGAGCGAGTACCTGCACTTCATGGCCGAGGTCATGCGCGGGGCCGTGGCCGATCGCGCGCGCATCGCGGGCGATCCGGACTTGGAGCCGACGGTGAACGAGTCGTACGAGCGCGCCTTGGCCACGGACCGCATGGCGGCGCGGCAAAAGAAGCTCGATCCGTACAAGACGCACGTGGCGCCGGAGTTCAAGTCGACGGAGCAGGGGACCACGCACATCGTCGTGGCCGACGTCGACGGCAACGTGGTCTCGCTCACCACGACGGTGAACGGTCCCTTCGGTGCGCGCCTGGTGGCGGGCGATACCGGCATTCTGCTCAACGACGAGCTGACCGACTTTTCCTCGCCGAGCGACGTTGCGGGCTTCGGGGTCATCGGCCTCGGCCCGAACCGGCCGCGCCCCGGTGCACGCCCGGTCTCGAGCATGACGCCGACCATCGTTCTGGAAAATGGCGCGCCCATTCTGGCCGCCGGCGGCTCGGGCGGGCTTCGCATCGCGGGCAACGTGATGCAGGCGACGCTCGCGCGCCTCGTCTATCAAATGGATCCGGGTGCCTGCGTGAGTGCACCGCGCATCTTCGTGCACGGGGCGACGCCCGAGGTGCTCGTCGAGCCGGACGTCCCCGAAGACGTGCGCGCCGGCATGCGCGCCCGCGGGGAGACGGTGCGTGAGTCGGCATCGTCGGCGAACGCGGTGCAGATGGTGGCCTGGGACCGACGCGGCCCGCAACCGCGGCTTCTGGCCACGGCCGATCCACGCAAACACGGGTTTGCCCTCGCCCAATGA
- a CDS encoding fumarylacetoacetate hydrolase family protein: METRRILVDGETLTVNASGELGELVAADGRRFRADAVQHLPPCTPTKIVCVHLNYESRRAEFGAKLGSTPTYFHKPVSALNAHGGEVVRPPPCRYLNYEGEIAIVIGRTTKNIAPSDAAASIAGYTIACDYGLHDFRDTDAGSMLRVKGADTLCPLGPGLVTGWDFRGKRIRTLVNGQVRQDATTDEMIWDMHYLVADIARTITLVEGDVILSGTPANSRPVEPGDVVSIQVEGLGVLTNRIISGEVPVRSDVGAQPSESEEVRSTALGGDWEFRGIRAPRRD, translated from the coding sequence ATGGAAACGCGGCGCATTCTCGTCGACGGTGAGACGCTCACGGTTAATGCCTCCGGCGAACTCGGGGAGCTCGTGGCGGCGGATGGACGTCGGTTTCGTGCCGATGCGGTGCAGCATCTGCCTCCGTGCACGCCGACCAAGATCGTGTGCGTGCATCTCAACTACGAGAGCCGTCGGGCCGAATTCGGCGCCAAGCTCGGGTCCACGCCCACGTATTTTCACAAGCCGGTGAGCGCACTGAATGCGCATGGCGGCGAGGTGGTGAGGCCTCCACCGTGCCGCTATTTGAATTACGAAGGCGAGATTGCCATCGTCATCGGGCGCACCACGAAGAACATCGCGCCCTCGGACGCGGCGGCGAGCATCGCGGGCTACACCATTGCGTGCGACTACGGCCTTCACGATTTTCGCGATACCGACGCAGGCAGCATGCTGCGCGTGAAAGGCGCCGACACGCTTTGCCCGTTGGGGCCGGGGCTCGTCACCGGGTGGGACTTTCGCGGCAAGCGGATCCGCACCTTGGTCAACGGCCAAGTGCGCCAAGACGCCACCACCGACGAAATGATTTGGGACATGCACTACCTGGTGGCCGACATCGCGCGTACGATCACCTTGGTGGAAGGCGACGTCATACTTTCCGGTACCCCCGCGAACTCCCGGCCGGTGGAGCCGGGGGACGTGGTCTCGATTCAGGTGGAGGGGCTCGGCGTGCTGACGAACCGCATTATCTCGGGCGAGGTGCCCGTGCGCAGTGACGTGGGCGCGCAGCCATCGGAGTCGGAGGAGGTTCGCTCCACGGCGCTCGGCGGCGATTGGGAATTTCGAGGGATCCGTGCACCGCGCCGCGATTGA
- a CDS encoding sigma-70 family RNA polymerase sigma factor: MSAFAAEDEKFKDSDSFTEETLSHLDAMYAVACRLTRNPTEAEDLVQDTMVKAMRARDQFRAGTNLKAWLFRILTNTFINKYRRGGLERALFDGPDADPLADGWVSASTMRQLRDPEQIALMPIVEGEVRTALDKLPAEFRLAVVLCDVEEFSYEEIADIMGCPIGTVMSRLHRGRKLLQRALYGHALALGIVKGEDSVGTASEESAPTDLATYRAKRRKAG; the protein is encoded by the coding sequence ATGTCGGCTTTCGCGGCGGAAGACGAAAAGTTCAAAGATTCCGATTCTTTTACCGAAGAGACGCTGTCTCATCTGGACGCGATGTATGCCGTCGCGTGCCGCCTGACGCGAAATCCAACGGAAGCGGAAGACCTCGTACAGGACACGATGGTCAAAGCCATGCGGGCCCGCGACCAGTTCCGCGCGGGTACCAACTTGAAAGCGTGGCTCTTCCGTATTCTGACCAACACGTTCATCAACAAGTACCGCCGAGGCGGCTTGGAGCGTGCTCTGTTCGACGGGCCGGATGCCGACCCGCTGGCGGATGGATGGGTGAGCGCGTCAACGATGCGTCAACTTCGCGATCCGGAGCAGATCGCCCTGATGCCCATCGTGGAGGGCGAGGTTCGTACCGCCCTGGACAAGCTGCCCGCCGAGTTTCGGTTGGCCGTGGTTTTGTGCGACGTCGAGGAGTTCTCGTACGAAGAGATCGCCGACATCATGGGCTGCCCGATTGGCACGGTCATGAGCCGGCTGCATCGCGGTCGAAAGCTTCTTCAACGTGCCCTCTATGGACACGCGTTGGCTTTGGGTATCGTCAAGGGTGAGGACAGTGTCGGAACTGCGTCCGAAGAGTCGGCGCCGACCGATCTTGCGACCTATCGAGCGAAGAGGCGCAAAGCCGGATGA
- a CDS encoding aldehyde dehydrogenase, with amino-acid sequence MNRGTMNVEGVEVSTEHWIGGERIASDQVFDDASPIDGAIIAHVARGGRREIDRAVAAAKAGFHAWGRTPPQERARVLHAIGAGIERRLPELAAVETRDAGPLLRSMQRSVVPRAAHNFHHFADHLAALEVPDFETRGHRNHVRWEPSGVVALITPWNAPLMLATWKIAPALASGAAVVLKPAEWSPLTASLLADITHEAGLPPGVFNVVQGLGEEAGAALVRHPDVDRISFTGSTQTARAIAAAAARNLTPLSFELGGKSPFLVFDDADLDRAVTHAVGQYDHAGQVCLAATRLLVHRRVYDAFLTRFLERARALRQGDPRDPATDIGPQIAREHVARIDRFVQTAIGRGARVALGGGPNEELGGLYYRPTLFVDVPGGAEILQEEVFGPVLTLQAFDDEDEAIALANGTRYGLAAAIFTQSRARAERVSERIVAGTIWVNCFFVRDLRAPFGGARQSGVGREGGNWSFDFYADVKNVCTAPWANGEGGA; translated from the coding sequence ATGAATCGAGGCACGATGAACGTCGAAGGCGTCGAGGTATCCACCGAGCACTGGATCGGCGGCGAGCGGATCGCATCCGACCAGGTCTTCGACGATGCATCGCCCATCGACGGCGCGATCATCGCGCACGTCGCACGCGGCGGCCGTCGCGAAATCGACCGTGCCGTCGCCGCCGCCAAGGCAGGCTTTCACGCGTGGGGTCGAACGCCGCCCCAAGAGCGGGCGCGCGTGCTGCACGCCATCGGCGCGGGCATCGAACGTCGCCTCCCGGAGCTTGCCGCCGTCGAGACGCGCGACGCCGGGCCGCTCTTGCGCTCGATGCAGCGCAGCGTCGTGCCCCGCGCGGCGCACAATTTCCATCACTTCGCCGACCACCTCGCCGCCCTCGAGGTGCCCGACTTCGAGACGCGCGGCCATCGCAACCACGTGCGCTGGGAGCCCTCCGGCGTGGTGGCGCTCATCACCCCGTGGAATGCGCCGCTCATGCTGGCCACGTGGAAGATCGCCCCCGCGCTGGCATCCGGCGCGGCCGTCGTCCTCAAGCCCGCCGAGTGGTCGCCGCTCACCGCCTCGCTCCTCGCCGACATCACGCACGAGGCCGGCCTTCCACCGGGCGTCTTCAACGTCGTGCAGGGCCTCGGCGAAGAGGCCGGCGCCGCCCTGGTGCGCCATCCCGACGTCGATCGCATCTCGTTTACCGGCTCGACACAGACCGCACGCGCCATCGCCGCCGCGGCCGCGCGCAACCTGACGCCCCTCTCGTTCGAGCTCGGTGGAAAGTCACCCTTTCTCGTCTTCGACGATGCGGATCTCGATCGGGCGGTCACCCACGCCGTCGGCCAATACGATCACGCCGGCCAGGTCTGCCTCGCCGCCACCCGCCTGCTCGTGCACCGCCGCGTCTACGACGCGTTTCTCACGCGCTTCCTCGAGCGCGCCCGCGCCCTTCGCCAAGGCGATCCGCGCGATCCCGCCACGGACATCGGCCCGCAAATCGCGCGCGAGCACGTCGCACGCATCGACCGCTTCGTGCAGACCGCCATCGGGCGCGGCGCACGCGTCGCACTCGGCGGAGGCCCCAACGAGGAACTCGGTGGTCTGTATTACCGCCCCACGCTCTTCGTCGACGTCCCCGGCGGCGCCGAGATCCTCCAGGAAGAAGTCTTCGGCCCCGTCCTCACCTTGCAGGCTTTCGACGACGAGGATGAAGCCATCGCCCTCGCCAATGGCACCCGCTACGGCCTGGCCGCGGCCATCTTCACGCAGAGCCGGGCCCGCGCCGAGCGCGTCTCCGAGCGCATCGTCGCCGGCACCATCTGGGTCAATTGCTTCTTCGTGCGCGACCTTCGCGCCCCCTTCGGCGGCGCCCGCCAATCGGGCGTCGGACGCGAAGGCGGCAACTGGAGCTTCGACTTTTACGCCGACGTGAAGAACGTCTGCACCGCACCGTGGGCGAACGGCGAAGGAGGAGCCTGA
- a CDS encoding glutamine synthetase family protein yields the protein MHRAAIDPRPRLRLLWADLLGVERGKYLYGRRAEAGHTNFAVTTFVTTLDKTILPVAGFAHDVGLPDLQARIDPSSVRPGWEKDTVVGMSDLTRDGAPLAVCPRQMLRRACAPWIDAGLYPQLAFELEFYLLAPDGRGGYGPLVAPAPHVYGTGPGVDPDGVLDDMAAAAAGSGFPLEGFASEFDDAQFELNLGHRDALAAADDAFLLRLLVREVALRRGYRATFLGKPFSERAGTGMHVNLSFRTASGENALDDPRAKDGLSAKVHHATGGLLAHHEALAAVFAPNVNAYRRLRPHQMNGYWANWGYDDRTAAVRIPPERGAGARIEHRTPDGAANPYLVGAALLHAARFGVERELVPTSASDRTVPESLGAALDALEADTWLGAELGPDFVRAFTALKRAECDQAAELYLPFF from the coding sequence GTGCACCGCGCCGCGATTGATCCGCGTCCGCGGTTGCGGCTTCTCTGGGCCGACCTGCTCGGGGTCGAGCGCGGGAAATACCTTTACGGGCGGCGCGCCGAGGCAGGGCACACGAACTTCGCCGTCACCACGTTCGTGACGACGCTCGACAAGACGATCCTCCCCGTCGCCGGGTTCGCACACGACGTGGGGCTGCCCGATCTGCAGGCGCGCATCGACCCATCGTCGGTGCGGCCGGGTTGGGAAAAGGACACGGTCGTCGGCATGTCGGATCTCACGCGCGATGGCGCGCCGCTCGCGGTGTGCCCGCGTCAGATGCTGCGGCGTGCGTGTGCGCCGTGGATCGATGCGGGGCTGTACCCGCAGCTCGCGTTCGAGTTGGAGTTTTACCTGCTCGCCCCGGATGGGCGCGGAGGTTACGGGCCGCTCGTGGCACCGGCGCCGCACGTGTACGGAACCGGGCCGGGGGTGGATCCCGACGGGGTGCTCGACGACATGGCGGCAGCGGCCGCAGGCTCGGGCTTTCCCCTGGAGGGATTTGCCAGCGAGTTCGATGATGCGCAGTTCGAGTTGAACCTCGGGCACCGCGATGCGCTCGCGGCGGCGGACGATGCGTTCTTGCTTCGCCTCCTGGTGCGCGAGGTGGCCCTTCGCCGCGGGTACCGTGCGACGTTTCTCGGGAAGCCGTTCAGCGAGCGGGCAGGCACGGGGATGCATGTCAATCTGAGCTTCCGCACGGCCAGCGGGGAGAATGCGCTCGACGATCCGCGCGCAAAGGATGGCCTTTCGGCGAAGGTGCACCACGCTACCGGCGGGCTGCTCGCGCACCACGAGGCGCTCGCGGCGGTGTTTGCGCCCAACGTGAACGCGTACCGGCGGCTTCGTCCCCACCAGATGAACGGCTATTGGGCCAATTGGGGCTACGACGATCGCACCGCGGCGGTGCGCATTCCGCCGGAGCGCGGTGCGGGCGCACGCATCGAGCACCGCACACCCGACGGCGCGGCCAATCCGTACCTGGTCGGAGCGGCGCTGCTCCATGCCGCACGCTTCGGTGTCGAGCGCGAGCTCGTGCCGACCTCCGCGAGCGATCGCACGGTGCCGGAGTCGCTCGGGGCTGCGCTCGATGCACTGGAGGCCGACACGTGGCTGGGCGCCGAGCTCGGTCCCGACTTCGTGCGCGCCTTCACCGCGTTGAAGCGCGCCGAATGCGACCAGGCCGCGGAGCTTTATTTGCCGTTCTTCTGA
- a CDS encoding zf-HC2 domain-containing protein: MSTTHCTQFSHLLGAYIDGELEPSRVLEVDEHVASCETCRERVQLDHAVRGSLKRIVKASAPEGLRSRVALAMAAERERGERRADAQAGFFGSRRTSVAPAGRGDTGRETGMMWRAALPLASAAALAVVWGVATRGPMSKSTTSDKVSAGLASDSLIQDLVAEHSQPLPPESTDPKAVRDLERYVGVPVRPTSFEKRTGARLVGGRVLPMMHHERAAMLTYQIGTGADERRVSVFVYDPRHIQMDAEELMPRAVGTAQVRVGKFNRYSLAVTQADGVGYAVVTTDLDTDRSAQLAAFADE, encoded by the coding sequence ATGAGCACCACGCATTGCACGCAGTTCAGTCACCTGTTGGGCGCCTACATCGATGGCGAATTGGAGCCATCCCGGGTTCTCGAAGTGGACGAGCACGTCGCCAGCTGCGAGACGTGCCGAGAGCGTGTGCAGCTCGATCATGCCGTTCGCGGTTCGCTCAAGCGCATCGTGAAGGCGTCAGCGCCGGAGGGACTGCGTTCCCGCGTGGCCTTGGCCATGGCGGCGGAACGAGAGCGCGGTGAGCGTCGCGCGGATGCGCAGGCGGGATTCTTCGGCAGCCGCCGAACGAGTGTTGCCCCCGCAGGCCGAGGAGATACAGGCCGAGAAACAGGAATGATGTGGCGTGCGGCATTGCCGCTCGCGAGCGCTGCGGCGTTGGCCGTGGTGTGGGGCGTTGCCACGCGCGGGCCGATGAGCAAAAGCACGACGAGCGACAAGGTGTCGGCGGGGCTGGCCAGCGATTCGTTGATTCAAGATTTGGTGGCGGAGCATTCGCAGCCGCTGCCGCCCGAGAGCACGGATCCGAAGGCCGTGCGCGATCTGGAACGCTACGTTGGGGTTCCTGTTCGTCCGACGAGCTTCGAGAAGCGCACCGGTGCGCGCTTGGTCGGCGGGCGTGTGCTGCCGATGATGCACCATGAGCGTGCGGCCATGCTGACGTACCAGATTGGTACGGGCGCGGACGAGCGCCGGGTCAGCGTCTTCGTCTACGATCCGCGACACATCCAGATGGACGCGGAGGAGTTGATGCCGCGTGCGGTGGGCACGGCGCAGGTGCGCGTGGGGAAGTTCAATCGGTACTCGCTCGCGGTCACACAGGCGGACGGCGTGGGGTATGCGGTGGTGACGACGGATCTCGATACGGATCGCAGTGCGCAGTTGGCGGCTTTCGCCGACGAATAG
- a CDS encoding MarR family transcriptional regulator, giving the protein MKSTSKQQGKADLLPAEAKVMEKLGDLPLDFRAMAAISNLFRASMAVRRRLEGNVLAEDRLSWTSFSSLWVLWVWGEMEVRELATHVCISRPTATGVVATLKRRGFAKSRPGPHDGRTVFVDLTPKGRKVIERVFPKFNAEEAAVASSLGAADQDRLAGLLRVLLRGVDQKNGK; this is encoded by the coding sequence ATGAAGAGCACCAGCAAGCAACAGGGCAAGGCGGATCTGCTTCCGGCCGAGGCCAAGGTGATGGAGAAGCTCGGCGATCTGCCGCTGGACTTCCGCGCCATGGCGGCCATCTCGAACTTATTCCGCGCCTCCATGGCGGTGCGGCGCCGGCTCGAGGGCAACGTGCTCGCGGAAGACCGGCTCTCGTGGACGTCGTTTTCGTCGTTGTGGGTGCTCTGGGTGTGGGGCGAAATGGAGGTGCGCGAGCTCGCCACGCACGTGTGCATCAGCCGCCCCACCGCGACGGGCGTCGTGGCCACGCTCAAGCGTCGCGGTTTTGCGAAGAGCCGCCCGGGCCCGCACGACGGCCGCACCGTCTTCGTCGACCTGACGCCCAAGGGCCGCAAGGTCATCGAGCGGGTCTTCCCGAAGTTCAACGCCGAGGAGGCCGCGGTGGCGAGCAGCCTCGGTGCCGCCGATCAAGATCGCCTCGCGGGCTTGCTTCGCGTTTTGCTTCGCGGCGTGGATCAGAAGAACGGCAAATAA
- a CDS encoding DUF1318 domain-containing protein: MIRVPVFASFVFCAFASIGCFGAPEFVTVDRATALEQQAAGSFPDLERKLNRASITPRPVPLTPKQFEALGIKPIRFVDTTEMTDADLVDGLLVQHCIGEGRDGLLVDTHSACIGAADHEDALELVQRVNGARIQLWRWMHEQRPAVSAEELRRTWREVHLRGVVCGGWVQVGPEQWEAKRC; the protein is encoded by the coding sequence ATGATTCGCGTCCCCGTTTTTGCATCCTTCGTGTTTTGCGCGTTCGCGTCCATCGGCTGCTTCGGTGCGCCGGAATTCGTCACGGTCGATCGCGCAACCGCGCTCGAACAACAGGCCGCGGGCTCTTTTCCGGACTTGGAACGCAAGCTCAATCGCGCGAGCATCACCCCGCGGCCGGTCCCGCTGACGCCGAAACAATTCGAGGCGCTCGGGATCAAACCGATTCGGTTCGTCGACACCACGGAAATGACGGACGCCGATCTCGTCGATGGGCTCTTGGTGCAACATTGCATTGGGGAGGGGCGCGACGGTCTTCTCGTCGATACGCATAGCGCGTGCATTGGCGCCGCCGACCACGAGGATGCGCTCGAACTCGTGCAGCGCGTGAACGGGGCGCGGATCCAACTTTGGCGCTGGATGCACGAACAGCGGCCCGCCGTTTCGGCGGAGGAACTGCGGCGCACCTGGCGCGAGGTGCATCTCCGCGGTGTGGTCTGCGGCGGATGGGTCCAGGTGGGACCGGAGCAATGGGAGGCCAAGCGATGCTGA
- a CDS encoding ABC transporter ATP-binding protein, which yields MWTNRGEELTSPALEAVAVCASYPQKAPKGSFSPPVLDGVDLTVAEGELVALLGANGAGKSTLLRVLSGTLEPTSGQVRLFGTPLGAHDRRALARTMAVVGQTEEMSFGFRVRDVVMMGRAPHQGGWMRATDEDVSIVEEAIQSCDLAAFADRPVLALSGGEQKRVAIARALAQRPRVLLLDEPAAFFDVRHKIALYDLLVEQVARQKLACVVVMHDINIASQYASRVALMKAGRFLAVGKVDEVMTYARLRETFDTDLYVGVNELTGMRFFLPMRGR from the coding sequence ATGTGGACGAATCGGGGCGAGGAATTGACGTCACCGGCGCTCGAGGCCGTTGCTGTTTGCGCAAGCTATCCACAGAAGGCTCCGAAAGGCTCGTTTTCGCCTCCCGTTCTCGATGGCGTGGATCTTACCGTGGCCGAAGGAGAGCTCGTCGCGCTTCTCGGTGCCAACGGAGCAGGCAAGAGTACGCTGCTTCGTGTGCTTTCGGGCACGCTCGAGCCAACATCCGGGCAGGTTCGCCTTTTTGGAACGCCGCTCGGTGCCCACGATCGGCGAGCGCTGGCCCGCACGATGGCGGTGGTCGGGCAGACCGAGGAAATGTCCTTCGGTTTCCGCGTGCGCGATGTGGTGATGATGGGCCGGGCCCCCCACCAGGGCGGCTGGATGCGGGCCACCGACGAGGACGTCAGCATCGTGGAGGAGGCCATTCAAAGCTGCGATTTGGCTGCCTTTGCAGATCGGCCGGTGCTGGCCCTGAGCGGCGGCGAGCAGAAACGGGTCGCGATTGCGCGCGCCCTGGCCCAGCGTCCCCGGGTGCTGCTTCTCGACGAGCCGGCTGCATTTTTCGACGTACGGCATAAAATTGCGCTGTACGACCTTCTCGTGGAGCAGGTCGCGCGGCAGAAGCTCGCGTGCGTGGTGGTGATGCACGACATCAACATTGCGTCGCAGTACGCGTCGCGGGTGGCGTTGATGAAGGCGGGGCGCTTCCTCGCCGTGGGCAAGGTGGACGAGGTGATGACGTACGCGCGGCTGCGCGAGACCTTCGACACGGATCTCTACGTCGGCGTGAACGAGCTCACCGGGATGCGCTTTTTTCTGCCGATGCGCGGTCGCTGA
- a CDS encoding TlpA family protein disulfide reductase: MTMSAEKTRTARATPGGGGNSIYHSVAIAVMVVGVILGFAVLPRWFRASEGGALSGKPGPDFQLELVANAPQMGQRTLALNEYKGKAVVLDFWATWCGPCQAQSPVLDKLAHRYESQGVAVVGINTSDAPGAAAKWARSHQITYPIVFDDEGETSHAYGVSNLPTLVILSREGKVVAVREGFTDASELESILKRVL; encoded by the coding sequence ATGACGATGTCGGCCGAGAAGACCCGAACCGCGCGCGCAACACCTGGTGGGGGCGGAAACAGCATTTACCATTCGGTGGCCATCGCCGTGATGGTCGTTGGTGTCATTCTGGGCTTCGCCGTGCTGCCGCGCTGGTTTCGCGCGTCGGAGGGCGGGGCGCTTTCGGGTAAGCCGGGACCGGATTTCCAGCTCGAGCTCGTTGCCAATGCACCGCAGATGGGCCAGCGCACGCTCGCCTTGAACGAGTACAAAGGCAAAGCCGTCGTGCTCGATTTTTGGGCCACGTGGTGCGGCCCCTGCCAGGCGCAATCGCCCGTGCTCGACAAGCTCGCGCACCGTTACGAGAGCCAGGGCGTAGCCGTGGTCGGCATCAACACCAGCGACGCCCCCGGCGCCGCCGCCAAGTGGGCGCGCTCGCACCAGATCACCTACCCCATCGTCTTCGACGACGAGGGCGAGACCTCGCATGCTTACGGCGTGAGCAACCTGCCCACGCTGGTCATCCTCTCGCGCGAGGGCAAGGTCGTCGCCGTCCGCGAAGGCTTCACCGATGCCTCCGAGCTCGAGTCGATCCTCAAGCGCGTGCTGTAA